The Sorangiineae bacterium MSr11367 genome window below encodes:
- a CDS encoding Fe-S-cluster-containing hydrogenase, which produces MKRKPYTFQDVASTSSSGAKVFWKSIEEKESADNLQSMKEAEFPFGLAKQVEKAKDEGDEAPVFSVDRRNFLKFGSAVTALFGLEGCVRRPVEKLVPYTRAPEQVIPGIPNHYASVLNRRGEALGVLVESHEGRPTKIEGNPDHPASRGGTDTIAQAMIWDLYDPDRSTTPLNANAAAKWDQFQAYFASTLKTHEADQGARLRVLAEPSNSPTFLRLRDAVRARFPQAKFHTYSPVDDGNAREGARIAFGQPLNTLYDYARAKVIVSLEADFLETEAGSVRATRLFGEGRRVRSPGDSMSRLYVVESTHSLTGANSDHRLRLASGDIERYARLLAKEVAALGVDLGKVGSALGAADASGIPEKWLKVVAKELSANRGRAIVVVGSRQPASVHALAHALNRALGSVGQTVHYAPVADPHEDTAADLRTLARDLDSGKVDTLLLLGGNPVYDAAGDLKFADKLGKAKNTIHLSSHVNETSEKCTWHLPRTHELEAWGDQRSLDGTWSVQQPMILPLHGSKSEIEILALMVPELANKKSYDLVRDTMRAASPTPAAGLAVATPAATDPVVPAASGASATPAAPAAGAASAKASAGLIHPNAPPPAKPDPKAFAVAGVAAVGAKAAAPGQAPAAPPAAPVATPPAAPSLAAFDFERQWKTALQKGIIGGSAPTSFTPSDVRADDIVAELSKAAKKGGGAQGLEAVFLPDPKLHAGEHANNPWLLELPDTMTKIVWDNAALLSKKTADEKGIKNGDLIKVSRGDASITIAAWILPGQADNSIGLRLGWGRAKPGRYGKGHGFDVNPLRSSEAPGFVSGVNIEKTGTTYDLTQTQDHDSMEGRPVAIDATLEEYRANPSFTQYRSTNPKTLPLWNKVDYSKGHQWGMSIDLSQCTGCNACIIACQAENNIPTVGKTQVGRGREMHWLRIDRYFVGNDVADPQVALQPLACVHCEEAPCENVCPVNATEHSPEGLNDMAYNRCIGTRYCANNCPYKVRRFNYLEFQGDPLYGDMPETTKMQFNPNVTVRMRGVMEKCTYCVQRIQEAKISEKRTGKPLRDQSFTTACAQACPAGGIVFGDLNDPKSRVAELRKRDRSYALLADLGTHPRTTYLGKIRNPNKEMA; this is translated from the coding sequence ATGAAACGCAAGCCGTACACCTTCCAAGACGTCGCCTCCACGTCATCCTCGGGCGCCAAAGTCTTCTGGAAGAGCATCGAAGAGAAAGAGTCCGCCGACAACCTTCAGTCGATGAAGGAAGCGGAGTTCCCGTTTGGCTTGGCCAAGCAGGTCGAGAAGGCGAAAGACGAAGGCGATGAAGCCCCGGTCTTCTCCGTCGATCGCCGGAACTTCCTGAAGTTCGGCTCCGCGGTCACCGCGCTGTTCGGCCTCGAGGGCTGCGTCCGCCGCCCCGTCGAGAAGCTCGTTCCGTACACCCGCGCGCCCGAGCAGGTGATCCCGGGCATCCCGAATCACTACGCCTCGGTCCTCAACCGCCGCGGTGAAGCGCTCGGCGTTCTCGTGGAGAGCCACGAGGGACGTCCGACGAAGATCGAAGGCAATCCGGACCACCCCGCGAGCCGCGGCGGCACGGACACGATTGCCCAGGCGATGATCTGGGATCTGTACGATCCCGATCGCTCGACGACGCCGCTCAACGCGAACGCCGCCGCCAAGTGGGATCAGTTCCAGGCTTACTTCGCGTCGACCTTGAAGACCCATGAGGCCGACCAGGGTGCGCGTCTGCGCGTGCTCGCGGAGCCGAGCAACTCGCCGACGTTCCTCCGTCTGCGCGATGCAGTCCGCGCGCGCTTTCCGCAGGCGAAGTTCCACACGTACTCGCCAGTCGACGACGGCAATGCGCGCGAGGGTGCACGCATCGCCTTCGGCCAGCCGCTCAACACGCTGTACGACTATGCGCGCGCCAAGGTGATCGTTTCGCTCGAGGCCGACTTCCTCGAGACCGAGGCGGGCAGCGTTCGTGCGACGCGTCTGTTCGGCGAAGGTCGCCGCGTTCGTTCGCCAGGCGACTCGATGAGCCGCCTATACGTCGTCGAGTCGACGCACAGCCTCACCGGCGCCAATTCGGATCACCGCCTGCGCCTCGCGTCGGGCGACATCGAGCGCTACGCGCGTCTCCTCGCGAAGGAAGTCGCGGCCCTCGGTGTGGATCTCGGCAAGGTCGGCAGCGCGCTCGGTGCGGCCGATGCGTCGGGCATCCCCGAGAAGTGGCTCAAGGTCGTAGCCAAGGAGCTTTCGGCTAACCGCGGTCGTGCGATCGTGGTCGTCGGCTCGAGGCAGCCGGCCAGCGTCCACGCCCTCGCGCACGCGTTGAACCGCGCGCTCGGGTCCGTGGGCCAGACGGTGCACTACGCACCGGTGGCCGATCCGCACGAGGACACGGCGGCGGACCTGCGCACGCTCGCGCGTGACCTCGACTCCGGCAAGGTCGATACCCTGCTCCTTCTGGGCGGCAACCCGGTGTACGACGCGGCCGGCGATTTGAAGTTCGCCGACAAGCTGGGCAAGGCGAAGAACACGATTCATCTGTCGTCGCACGTCAACGAGACCAGCGAGAAGTGCACGTGGCACCTGCCGCGCACGCACGAGCTGGAGGCGTGGGGCGATCAGCGTTCGCTCGACGGAACGTGGAGCGTTCAGCAGCCGATGATTCTGCCGCTGCACGGCAGCAAGAGCGAGATCGAGATCCTCGCGCTGATGGTGCCGGAGCTCGCGAACAAGAAGAGCTACGACCTCGTGCGCGACACGATGCGCGCAGCTTCACCGACGCCGGCCGCAGGGCTGGCGGTGGCCACGCCCGCGGCGACCGATCCGGTCGTCCCGGCAGCTTCTGGCGCCTCGGCAACGCCCGCGGCTCCTGCCGCCGGTGCAGCGAGTGCGAAGGCTTCGGCAGGGCTCATTCACCCGAATGCGCCGCCGCCGGCCAAGCCCGATCCCAAGGCATTCGCGGTGGCCGGTGTTGCGGCCGTCGGTGCGAAGGCCGCGGCCCCTGGGCAAGCTCCCGCCGCCCCGCCGGCCGCTCCCGTTGCGACGCCTCCCGCGGCTCCGAGCCTCGCGGCGTTCGACTTCGAGCGTCAGTGGAAGACGGCGCTGCAGAAGGGCATCATCGGCGGAAGCGCTCCGACGTCGTTCACGCCCTCGGACGTGCGCGCGGACGACATCGTCGCGGAGCTCTCCAAGGCGGCCAAGAAGGGTGGCGGCGCGCAGGGCCTCGAGGCCGTGTTCCTCCCCGACCCGAAGCTGCACGCCGGCGAGCACGCGAACAACCCGTGGCTGCTCGAGCTGCCCGACACCATGACGAAGATCGTCTGGGACAACGCGGCGCTCCTCTCCAAGAAGACGGCCGACGAGAAGGGCATCAAGAACGGTGACCTCATCAAGGTCTCCCGCGGCGATGCCTCCATCACGATTGCCGCGTGGATCCTCCCCGGCCAGGCCGACAACTCGATTGGCCTCCGCCTCGGCTGGGGTCGCGCCAAGCCCGGCCGCTACGGCAAGGGTCACGGCTTCGACGTCAACCCGCTCCGCTCGTCCGAGGCGCCCGGATTCGTCTCCGGCGTCAACATCGAGAAGACCGGCACGACGTACGACCTCACGCAGACGCAGGACCACGACTCGATGGAAGGCCGCCCGGTCGCCATCGACGCGACCCTCGAAGAGTACCGCGCGAACCCGTCGTTCACGCAGTACCGGAGCACGAACCCCAAGACCCTCCCGCTGTGGAACAAGGTGGACTACTCGAAGGGTCACCAGTGGGGCATGTCGATCGACTTGAGCCAGTGCACGGGTTGCAACGCGTGCATCATCGCTTGCCAGGCGGAGAACAACATTCCGACCGTCGGCAAGACCCAAGTCGGCCGCGGCCGTGAAATGCACTGGCTGCGCATCGACCGCTACTTCGTCGGCAACGACGTCGCGGATCCGCAGGTCGCCCTGCAACCGCTGGCGTGCGTCCACTGCGAGGAAGCCCCCTGCGAGAACGTCTGCCCGGTCAACGCCACGGAGCACAGCCCCGAAGGCTTGAACGACATGGCGTACAACCGCTGCATCGGCACGCGCTACTGCGCGAACAACTGCCCGTACAAGGTCCGCCGGTTCAACTACCTCGAGTTCCAGGGCGACCCGCTCTACGGCGACATGCCGGAGACGACGAAGATGCAGTTCAACCCGAACGTCACCGTTCGTATGCGCGGCGTCATGGAGAAGTGCACGTACTGCGTGCAGCGCATCCAGGAAGCCAAGATCTCCGAGAAGCGCACGGGCAAGCCGCTGCGCGACCAGAGCTTCACCACGGCGTGCGCGCAAGCGTGCCCCGCGGGCGGCATCGTGTTCGGCGACCTCAACGACCCCAAGTCGCGCGTCGCCGAGCTCCGCAAGCGTGACCGCAGTTATGCGCTCCTCGCCGACCTCGGTACGCACCCGCGCACCACCTACCTCGGCAAGATCCGCAACCCGAACAAGGAAATGGCCTAA
- a CDS encoding cytochrome c family protein produces the protein MQIFPRSLNKLPLIAAVATVGLLGSVVFVFWYYFSPKNLQVGYAPVQPVPYSHKLHVGQLGMDCRYCHANIERAAHAMIPPTQTCMGCHSVVKTESARLANVRSSWDTGKAIEWVKVHKLPEHTFFDHSAHLAAGVGCATCHGRIDEMEIVRLDKPISMGWCLECHRDPTPSLRPKDQITNMDWRPEMAPAGWQPPSVNPPKHCSGCHR, from the coding sequence ATGCAAATCTTCCCCCGGTCGCTCAACAAGCTCCCCCTGATCGCCGCCGTCGCAACGGTCGGACTCTTGGGAAGCGTGGTGTTTGTCTTCTGGTACTACTTCTCGCCCAAGAATCTGCAGGTCGGCTACGCGCCGGTCCAGCCGGTTCCGTACAGCCACAAGCTGCACGTCGGCCAACTCGGCATGGATTGCCGCTATTGCCACGCGAACATCGAACGCGCGGCACATGCGATGATTCCGCCCACGCAAACCTGCATGGGATGCCACTCGGTCGTGAAGACCGAAAGCGCTCGTCTCGCGAACGTGCGCTCGAGTTGGGACACCGGCAAGGCGATCGAGTGGGTGAAAGTCCACAAGCTCCCCGAGCACACGTTCTTCGATCACAGTGCGCACCTTGCTGCTGGCGTTGGATGTGCGACCTGCCACGGTCGCATCGACGAGATGGAAATCGTCCGTCTCGATAAGCCGATCAGCATGGGTTGGTGCCTCGAGTGTCACCGCGATCCCACGCCAAGTCTCCGGCCCAAAGATCAAATCACCAACATGGATTGGCGGCCCGAAATGGCCCCCGCTGGCTGGCAGCCGCCCAGCGTGAATCCCCCCAAGCACTGCTCAGGGTGCCACCGATGA
- the nrfD gene encoding polysulfide reductase NrfD has protein sequence MASYKLPIKEIGEIPLVKEGETFASITERVARVTETKAPKAWWAAFGLALTATVILFSAVGFLFWQGVGVWGNNSPVYWGWDITNFVWWIGIGHAGTLISAVLFLFRQKWRTSINRFAEAMTIFAVICALLYPGIHVGRAWVAYYMFPIPNQMSIWPNFKSPLIWDVFAVSTYFTVSLLFWYVGLIPDLATLRDRATTNLRRTVYGALALGWRGSNRHWQNYERAYLILAAISTPLVLSVHSVVSFDFATSLMPGWHTTIFPPYFVAGAVFSGFAMVMSLMLVCRIVYGVRSIVTMQHLELMNKIMLVTGSLVGYAYAMEFFIAWYSGNDYERFTFINRATGPYAWAYWTMITCNVISPQLFWSKKLRTNIPLMFVISIVINIGMWFERFVIIATSLHRDFIPGSWGYFRPTIIDICTYGGTLGLFMTLFLLFIRWVPMIAIAEVKGVLPEADPHHGDDHGHEGAHDSAADAALAPAE, from the coding sequence ATGGCTTCGTACAAGCTCCCCATCAAGGAAATCGGCGAAATCCCGCTGGTGAAAGAGGGCGAAACGTTCGCCTCCATCACCGAGCGCGTCGCCCGCGTGACCGAGACCAAGGCGCCGAAAGCGTGGTGGGCCGCCTTCGGTCTCGCACTGACGGCAACGGTCATCCTGTTCTCCGCCGTTGGCTTCCTGTTCTGGCAGGGCGTCGGCGTCTGGGGAAACAACTCGCCGGTCTACTGGGGCTGGGACATCACGAACTTCGTCTGGTGGATCGGTATCGGTCACGCCGGCACGCTGATCAGCGCCGTGTTGTTCCTCTTCCGCCAGAAGTGGCGCACGTCGATCAACCGCTTCGCCGAAGCGATGACGATCTTCGCCGTCATCTGCGCCTTGCTGTACCCGGGCATCCACGTCGGTCGCGCGTGGGTCGCCTACTACATGTTCCCGATTCCGAACCAGATGAGCATCTGGCCGAACTTCAAGAGCCCGCTCATCTGGGACGTGTTCGCGGTCAGCACCTACTTCACGGTGTCGCTGCTCTTCTGGTACGTCGGCCTCATCCCCGACCTGGCCACCCTGCGTGACCGCGCGACGACCAACCTTCGCCGCACGGTCTACGGCGCGCTGGCCCTCGGGTGGCGCGGTTCGAACCGCCACTGGCAGAACTACGAGCGCGCGTACCTGATTCTGGCGGCCATCTCCACGCCGCTGGTTCTCTCGGTGCACAGCGTCGTTTCGTTCGACTTCGCCACCTCGCTCATGCCTGGCTGGCACACGACGATCTTCCCGCCGTACTTCGTCGCCGGCGCCGTCTTCAGCGGGTTCGCGATGGTTATGTCGCTGATGCTCGTCTGCCGCATCGTGTACGGCGTGCGCAGCATCGTGACGATGCAGCACCTCGAGCTGATGAACAAGATCATGCTCGTGACGGGCAGCCTCGTTGGCTACGCGTACGCGATGGAGTTCTTCATCGCCTGGTACAGCGGCAACGACTACGAGCGCTTCACGTTCATCAACCGCGCGACGGGTCCGTACGCCTGGGCGTACTGGACGATGATCACCTGCAACGTCATCTCGCCGCAGCTGTTCTGGTCGAAGAAACTCCGCACCAACATCCCGCTGATGTTCGTCATCTCGATCGTCATCAACATCGGTATGTGGTTCGAGCGCTTCGTCATCATCGCGACCTCGCTGCACCGCGACTTCATCCCCGGTTCGTGGGGTTACTTCCGGCCGACGATCATCGACATCTGCACCTACGGCGGAACGCTCGGCCTGTTCATGACGCTGTTCCTTCTGTTCATCCGCTGGGTTCCGATGATTGCCATCGCCGAGGTCAAGGGCGTCCTCCCCGAGGCCGACCCGCACCACGGTGATGACCACGGTCACGAAGGGGCACACGATTCGGCGGCCGATGCTGCCTTGGCGCCGGCGGAGTGA
- the cyoE gene encoding heme o synthase encodes MSTSFSLPESKPLEAAASLRFADFVALTKPRITAMVIITAAGGMCLAPPQVSAMTMVMLLLGMGLIVSGANALNMYIERDIDAHMVRTRKRPLPAGRMSPKTALWFGVAISIISVPILAIGVNATTALLGVLANVSYVLGYTPLKQRSHVALFVGAVPGAIPPLMGWTASTAHCDAGGLALFAILFFWQIPHFLAIALFRKEDYARAGLHVMPNVLGISATKQSIITHTGALVASTLLIFPLGIAGRGYLLTAFVLGCVFLGWASYGLRESSGNKWARSLFFYSIAYLVLLFIALAADARV; translated from the coding sequence ATGAGCACCTCGTTCTCCCTTCCCGAGTCCAAGCCCCTCGAAGCTGCCGCAAGCCTGCGTTTTGCCGACTTCGTGGCGCTTACCAAGCCGCGAATCACCGCGATGGTGATCATCACGGCGGCCGGCGGAATGTGCCTCGCGCCGCCGCAAGTCTCGGCGATGACGATGGTGATGCTCCTCCTCGGGATGGGCCTCATCGTCTCCGGCGCCAACGCGCTCAACATGTACATCGAGCGCGATATCGACGCGCACATGGTTCGTACGCGCAAGCGCCCCCTCCCCGCCGGGCGCATGTCGCCCAAGACGGCGCTGTGGTTTGGCGTGGCGATTTCCATCATTTCGGTGCCCATTCTGGCGATAGGCGTCAACGCCACGACCGCCCTATTGGGCGTGCTGGCCAACGTCAGCTATGTGCTCGGGTACACGCCGCTCAAACAGCGCTCCCACGTGGCGCTCTTCGTCGGCGCCGTGCCGGGTGCCATTCCGCCACTCATGGGGTGGACCGCCTCGACGGCCCATTGCGATGCCGGAGGCCTCGCGCTGTTTGCCATTCTTTTCTTCTGGCAGATTCCGCACTTCCTCGCGATCGCGCTGTTCCGCAAAGAGGATTACGCGCGCGCCGGCCTTCACGTGATGCCCAATGTATTGGGCATTTCCGCCACGAAACAGAGCATCATCACGCATACCGGCGCCTTGGTTGCGTCCACACTGCTCATTTTCCCACTCGGGATTGCGGGACGTGGGTATTTGCTGACCGCGTTCGTGCTTGGCTGCGTCTTTTTGGGGTGGGCGTCGTACGGGCTACGTGAAAGCTCCGGCAACAAGTGGGCGCGTTCGCTGTTCTTCTACAGCATCGCCTATCTGGTCCTGCTCTTCATCGCCCTCGCCGCCGACGCGCGGGTTTAA
- a CDS encoding SCO family protein: protein MKLRTLLLAASVAFSALVGPVGEAHAERDNTPKELKHVGVDEHLDGQIPLDATFRDETGAMVQLSKYFKGERPALFILAYHSCPVLCGMVQNAAATAMKEIPWTVGKEYDLVVISIDPRDTPETASQKKASILAAYGRPGTESGAHYLVGDKTQIDRVANAIGFQYEYDERQGQYGHPAVVMLTKPNGQMARYLYGLEYDPRDLRIGLLEAANGHSISTIEQVILYCYHYDPQDGKYTLMATRVMQLSGFATVLALGSFLGIMWTRERRRKRAEVDARKADSLHHRTPVTEN, encoded by the coding sequence ATGAAGCTACGAACCCTCCTCCTTGCTGCCTCGGTCGCCTTCTCCGCCCTCGTCGGGCCGGTGGGCGAGGCACATGCCGAGCGTGACAACACGCCGAAGGAGCTCAAGCACGTGGGCGTCGACGAGCACCTCGACGGACAGATCCCCCTCGACGCGACCTTCCGCGACGAGACGGGCGCGATGGTGCAGTTGAGCAAGTACTTCAAGGGAGAGCGGCCGGCCCTGTTCATCCTCGCCTACCACTCCTGCCCCGTGCTCTGCGGCATGGTGCAGAACGCGGCGGCGACGGCGATGAAGGAAATTCCCTGGACGGTCGGCAAAGAATACGACCTCGTCGTCATCAGCATCGACCCGCGCGATACGCCGGAAACGGCGTCGCAGAAGAAGGCGTCGATCTTGGCCGCGTACGGGCGCCCGGGTACGGAGAGCGGGGCGCACTACCTGGTCGGCGACAAGACGCAGATCGATCGCGTCGCCAACGCCATCGGCTTTCAATACGAGTACGACGAGCGGCAAGGCCAGTACGGCCACCCCGCGGTGGTCATGCTCACGAAGCCGAATGGGCAGATGGCCCGCTATCTTTACGGCCTCGAATACGATCCGAGGGATCTGCGCATCGGCCTCCTCGAGGCGGCCAACGGCCACTCGATCAGCACGATCGAGCAGGTCATTCTCTATTGCTATCACTATGACCCGCAGGACGGGAAATACACCCTCATGGCGACCCGCGTGATGCAACTCTCGGGTTTTGCCACGGTGCTCGCCCTCGGCTCTTTCCTCGGCATCATGTGGACGCGTGAACGCCGTCGCAAGAGGGCCGAGGTCGATGCTCGAAAAGCGGATTCATTGCATCACCGCACACCGGTCACGGAGAACTAA
- a CDS encoding DUF3341 domain-containing protein, with product MSDDDSRNKKTLKEGLPREERESADQDGNVPEAPFSERDAAILADKVQDHQGAKPMAHTPHGKEDIAQGAKPVPPADSDDEEPLGTYKKIDPQDRESGSHRGAARKHDDPKTKALKPKLRPALLLAEYRTPGECLHAAEKLRDAGYTKFDAHTPFPVHGMDRAMGMPDSKLGWIVIAMGLTGTTLAFTMMHWMNNIDYPIIIGGKPAGIASIPSMIPIMFELTILLSAFGAVFGMFGLNRLPRHHHPVFESDRFRAFSNDKFFLSVEVEDPKFKLDRTRELLDKTHPSHVELVEEEV from the coding sequence ATGAGTGACGACGATTCCCGCAACAAGAAGACGCTGAAGGAAGGCCTCCCGCGCGAGGAGCGTGAGAGCGCCGATCAAGACGGCAACGTGCCCGAGGCTCCGTTCTCCGAGCGTGATGCCGCAATCCTCGCCGACAAGGTGCAGGACCACCAAGGCGCGAAGCCGATGGCGCACACGCCGCACGGCAAAGAGGACATCGCGCAAGGTGCGAAGCCCGTTCCGCCGGCCGACTCGGACGACGAGGAGCCGCTCGGCACGTACAAGAAGATCGACCCGCAAGACCGCGAGTCGGGATCTCACCGCGGCGCCGCGCGCAAGCACGACGACCCGAAGACGAAGGCCCTCAAGCCGAAGCTGCGCCCTGCCCTGCTCCTCGCGGAGTACCGCACCCCCGGCGAGTGTCTGCACGCCGCCGAGAAGCTCCGCGATGCGGGCTACACGAAGTTCGACGCGCACACGCCGTTCCCGGTGCACGGGATGGACCGCGCGATGGGCATGCCCGATTCGAAGCTCGGTTGGATCGTCATCGCGATGGGTCTCACCGGAACGACGCTGGCGTTCACCATGATGCACTGGATGAACAACATCGATTACCCGATCATCATCGGCGGAAAGCCGGCGGGTATCGCCAGCATCCCGTCGATGATTCCGATCATGTTCGAGCTGACCATCCTGCTGTCGGCCTTCGGCGCAGTGTTCGGCATGTTCGGACTGAATCGCCTCCCCCGCCACCACCACCCGGTGTTCGAGTCGGACCGCTTCCGCGCCTTCTCGAACGACAAGTTCTTCCTGTCGGTGGAAGTGGAAGATCCCAAGTTCAAGCTCGATCGGACGCGCGAATTGCTGGACAAGACGCACCCGTCGCACGTCGAGCTCGTCGAGGAGGAAGTTTGA
- a CDS encoding thiolase family protein: MAEVFVVDALRTPLGRLGGGLAKVRPDDLLAAVFRALAKRHPRVGERLDEVYAGNANGAGEDNRNVARMAVLLSGLPVSVPAATVNRLCGSGMEAVISAYRAIALGEADVCIAGGVESMTRSPFVIPAPEDAFPRELPTFSTRLGWRMTNPAMPSEWTVAMGEGAEILAEKYEIARAAQDEFAVESHRRAHAAWESGRYDAEVIRGPWELVRDECVRADTSLEKLAKLRPVFRTSKGTVTAGNASPMNDGAASLLLTSARGMRELDLTPLARIRSVAVSGIEPQLFGLGPVEASQRALKRGDLAVSDLDVVELNEAFAAQVLACFAAWPELDRSKVNPNGGAIALGHPLGCSGARLVGTLAHELKLRGKKNGLATACIGVGQGIAVTLSNG; encoded by the coding sequence ATGGCGGAAGTTTTCGTAGTTGATGCTCTACGTACGCCCTTGGGCCGCCTCGGCGGCGGGCTTGCCAAGGTTCGGCCGGATGATCTGTTAGCCGCCGTGTTTCGCGCCCTGGCGAAACGCCATCCCCGCGTTGGTGAACGCCTCGACGAGGTGTACGCGGGCAATGCGAATGGGGCCGGCGAAGACAACCGCAACGTGGCCAGGATGGCCGTGTTGCTCTCAGGTCTTCCCGTGTCCGTCCCCGCTGCAACCGTGAACCGGTTGTGCGGCTCCGGAATGGAGGCGGTGATCTCCGCGTACCGTGCGATCGCGCTCGGTGAGGCGGATGTGTGCATCGCCGGTGGCGTCGAGTCGATGACTCGGTCGCCCTTCGTCATTCCTGCGCCGGAGGATGCCTTTCCGCGCGAGCTGCCCACGTTCAGCACGCGCCTCGGGTGGCGTATGACCAATCCCGCGATGCCGTCCGAGTGGACCGTCGCGATGGGGGAGGGCGCCGAGATCCTTGCGGAAAAGTACGAAATCGCCCGCGCAGCCCAGGACGAGTTTGCGGTCGAGAGCCATCGCCGTGCGCACGCCGCATGGGAGAGTGGCCGCTACGATGCGGAAGTGATCCGCGGCCCTTGGGAGCTCGTTCGCGACGAATGCGTCCGCGCGGACACGAGCCTGGAGAAGCTGGCCAAGCTGCGCCCCGTCTTTCGCACGTCCAAGGGGACCGTGACGGCAGGCAACGCGTCGCCCATGAACGACGGTGCGGCGTCCCTCCTCTTAACATCTGCCCGTGGGATGCGGGAGCTCGACCTGACGCCACTCGCGCGCATTCGTTCCGTTGCGGTCAGCGGAATCGAGCCGCAACTTTTTGGCCTCGGCCCCGTGGAGGCTTCGCAGCGCGCGCTCAAGCGGGGCGATTTGGCCGTCTCCGACTTGGACGTCGTCGAATTGAACGAGGCCTTCGCCGCACAGGTCCTCGCATGCTTCGCGGCGTGGCCGGAGTTGGATCGCAGCAAGGTGAACCCCAACGGCGGCGCGATCGCCCTTGGACATCCATTGGGCTGCTCGGGGGCGCGCCTCGTGGGGACGCTGGCGCACGAACTAAAGCTTCGCGGAAAGAAGAACGGTCTCGCCACGGCGTGCATCGGCGTCGGGCAAGGAATTGCGGTGACGCTGTCCAACGGATGA
- a CDS encoding cytochrome c, with product MRGLSSLALAAVTSLTALTGLAGCRGETSRETPIVPIRNMYFQPRYNMQNESEFFEDKRTMRDPVEGTVSRSEEVDSRVAKGRTEDDSSYVAVVPNEMIARHGGMEGLVKRGQDRFNIYCTPCHDKTGAGDGMIIKHGMLKPPSFHQDRLRHAPDGQIFATISNGVRNMPAYAPQIPVDDRWAIVSYVRALQLSQAPIAAETKP from the coding sequence ATGCGCGGCTTGTCTTCATTGGCGTTGGCAGCGGTGACGAGCCTCACCGCGCTCACGGGCCTGGCGGGCTGCCGCGGCGAGACGTCGCGCGAAACGCCGATCGTCCCCATTCGGAACATGTACTTCCAGCCTCGTTACAACATGCAGAACGAGAGCGAGTTCTTCGAGGACAAGCGCACCATGCGCGACCCCGTCGAAGGCACCGTCTCCCGCTCGGAGGAAGTCGATTCCCGCGTGGCCAAAGGCCGCACCGAGGACGACTCCTCGTACGTCGCGGTCGTCCCGAACGAGATGATCGCGCGCCACGGCGGCATGGAGGGTCTGGTGAAGCGTGGCCAGGATCGCTTCAACATCTACTGCACGCCCTGCCACGATAAGACGGGCGCGGGCGACGGCATGATCATCAAGCACGGCATGCTCAAGCCGCCGAGCTTCCACCAAGATCGCCTCCGCCATGCGCCGGACGGGCAGATCTTCGCCACCATCTCCAACGGCGTGCGCAACATGCCGGCGTACGCTCCGCAGATCCCCGTCGACGATCGCTGGGCCATCGTCTCGTACGTGCGCGCACTCCAGCTTAGCCAGGCACCCATTGCCGCGGAGACGAAGCCGTGA